From the Anopheles coustani chromosome X, idAnoCousDA_361_x.2, whole genome shotgun sequence genome, one window contains:
- the LOC131268735 gene encoding transmembrane channel-like protein 7 isoform X1, giving the protein MNMVRHRTMLSDADFHNEASDTDDRRIGQSAMANGSSIRNLCDEDKIEVLQHADTVEELTDGGETARFSGPSYGKQTVGGSVLEDRFQVGARESNQRPVGTNISFSQSFRRWSSNFGRSVKNNKRTVYNKTLRLMPSRIQKTFSVDGDLITTSVFDVDHITKELGQREQLMEDNPVAEQLRIEAIKSIAQKISTKRQIREHLAQTVHRRATTRAKSIGLLRRYRYSGKLYLARAAKLAKRFVTNFELFYGSMKQIEGHFGSRISAYFKFLRRLLVLNCVLLLFIVSFVTFPQLLAGHDDSVLPLRNGRMQFHLSDLITGEGYFTNSVLYYGSYSNQSFTLVPGTAEYSLPHAYFLTITLLVLATFVVISVSMGRSYRISFIESSATVQNLLTHKIVCSWDYGIANPKAARLKHASILHELRAYLDDRQREPPAEGRLLRLRSTALHALAHLIVLALISAVGAALWALLVRFGETEHFSDWSALYVALVSNGTMLAFGYACQLLGRLEQYRQVATQLNINLLRHFLLQTTIVGVLLAFWLTREHSDGCWETGIGQELYRLIVVDFLVSTLLLTALRALRYVLHTHYGSIGPLDRLSPPPFCIETHSLRLVYNQTLLWFGVLFAPLLVSLIALKFLIVFYVNKFELIYLCQPPVRLWRSSQTQTLLLVLVFVSLFGVLLTHGYIITQVPVSTGCGPFRGTEYMYQLFMQGILKLREEHLFWRIFVYVTKPAIIGGVLLTMGVAAYYLRAKSRAQIAKVRLLKELLGMEAKDKEFLLANLSKLTRGNDCPAEQLERIELLGVGGRLTGEQTDRYYIEQCATWRYEEASPRKHTPPPTPSPQTDGPTDEAGGCSAGYHRFEDDEQLRLRKI; this is encoded by the exons ATGAACATGGTACGTCATCGTACAATGTTGAGCGATGCGGACTTCCACAACGAGGCCAGTGATACAGACGACAGACGGATTGGTCAATCCGCCATGGCCAACGGAAGCTCGATACGGAACCTCTGCGACGAGGACAAAATCGAGGTACTGCAGCATGCTGACACGGTTGAAGAGTTGACCGACGGTGGAGAAACGGCGCGTTTCAGTGGACCTAGTTATGGCAAGCAAACGGTCGGCGGAAGCGTATTGGAGGATCGATTTCAGGTCGGTGCGCGGGAAAGCAACCAGCGGCCAGTGGGAACAAATATAAGCTTTTCGCAA AGCTTCCGGCGTTGGTCGAGCAACTTTGGACGGAGCGTAAAGAACAACAAGCGTACTGTTTACAACAAAACTCTTCGCCTGATGCCTTCCCGGATTCAGAAAA cGTTCTCTGTTGACGGGGATCTGATCACGACTAGCGTCTTCGACGTGGACCACATCACGAAGGAGCTCGGGCAGCGAGAGCAGCTGATGGAGGATAATCCGGTGGCGGAGCAGCTACGCATCGAGGCGATCAAATCAATCGCACAGAAAATTTCCACCAAGCGCCAGATCCGGGAGCACTTAGCGCAGACCGTCCATCGGCGAGCGACGACCCGCGCCAAATCGATCGGGCTGCTGCGTCGCTACCGGTACAGCGGCAAGCTGTACCTCGCCCGTGCCGCCAAGCTGGCCAAGCGATTCGTCACCAACTTCGAGCTCTTCTACGGCAGCATGAAGCAGATCGAGGGCCACTTTGGTAGCCGGATCAGCGCTTACTTCAAGTTTCTGCGCCGACTGCTGGTGCTGAActgtgtgctgctgctgtttatCGTTTCGTTCGTGACCTTCCCGCAGCTGCTGGCGGGGCACGACGATTCGGTACTGCCGCTGCGCAACGGCCGCATGCAGTTCCACCTGAGTGATCTGATCACCGGTGAG GGCTACTTTACCAACTCGGTACTATACTATGGCTCGTACAGCAATCAGTCGTTCACGCTGGTGCCGGGAACGGCCGAATATAGTTTGCCGCACGCCTACTTCCTCACGATCACACTGCTGGTGCTGGCGACGTTCGTCGTGATTTCGGTCAGCATGGGCCGCTCCTACCGAATCAGCTTTATCGAGTCGAGCGCGACGGTGCAGAACCTCCTCACGCACAAGATTGTCTGCTCGTGGGACTACGGCATTGCAAACCCGAAGGCTGCCCGGCTCAAGCACGCCAGCATTCTGCATGAGCTGCGCGCCTATCTGGACGATCGGCAGAGGGAACCGCCGGCGGAGGGCCGACTACTCCGACTGCGTAGCACCGCCCTGCACGCCCTGGCCCATCTCATCGTGCTGGCCCTCATAAGTGCCGTCGGAGCAGCGCTTTGGGCGCTGTTGGTCCGCTTCGGCGAGACGGAGCATTTCAGTGACTGGTCCGCGCTGTACGTAGCGCTCGTTTCGAACGGCACAATGCTGGCGTTCGGGTACGCCTGCCAGCTGCTCGGTCGCCTCGAGCAGTACCGGCAGGTGGCGACACAGCTGAACATTAACCTGTTACGGCACTTCCTGCTGCAGACCACCATCGTGGGTGTATTGCTGGCGTTCTGGTTGACGCGCGAACATTCCGACGGCTGCTGGGAGACGGGCATCGGTCAGGAGTTGTACCGGTTGATAGTGGTCGACTTTCTCGTCTCTACGCTGCTGCTCACGGCGCTTCGAGCCCTTCGGTACGTGCTGCACACTCACTACGGGTCAATCGGTCCACTGGATCGCCTTTCGCCGCCTCCGTTCTGCATCGAAACGCACAGCCTCCGGCTGGTCTACAATCAAACACTGCTCTGGTTTGGCGTCCTCTTCGCACCCCTACTAGTGTCACTCATTGCGCTCAAGTTTCTGATCGTGTTTTACGTGAACAAGTTCGAGCTGATCTACCTTTGCCAGCCGCCGGTGCGTCTCTGGCGCTCTAGCCAAACGCAAACGCTCCTGCTGGTGCTCGTGTTCGTGTCGCTGTTCGGTGTACTGCTCACGCACGGCTACATCATCACGCAGGTGCCGGTCAGCACCGGTTGTGGTCCGTTCCGTGGCACCGAGTACATGTACCAGCTGTTCATGCAGGGCATCTTGAAGCTGCGCGAAGAGCACCTGTTCTGGCGTATATTCGTCTACGTCACCAAGCCCGCCATCATCGGTGGCGTACTGCTGACGATGGGTGTTGCGGCGTACTACCTGCGCGCCAAGTCCCGGGCCCAGATTGCCAAGGTGCGACTGCTGAAGGAGCTCCTCGGCATGGAGGCAAAAGACAAAGAGTTCCTGCTGGCGAACCTGAGCAAGCTGACGCGCGGCAACGATTGTCCGGCGGAGCAGCTCGAACGTATCGAGCTGCTTGGTGTGGGCGGACGTTTAACCGGGGAGCAGACCGATCGATACTATATAGAACAGTGCGCCACTTGGCGATATGAGGAAGCATCGCCTAGGAAACACACGCCGCCGCCGACGCCTTCTCCTCAAACGGATGGCCCAACGGACGAAGCTGGTGGCTGCTCGGCGGGTTATCATC GGTTCGAGGACGACGAACAGCTGCGTTTGAGGAAGATTTAA
- the LOC131268735 gene encoding transmembrane channel-like protein 5 isoform X2, with product MPSRIQKTFSVDGDLITTSVFDVDHITKELGQREQLMEDNPVAEQLRIEAIKSIAQKISTKRQIREHLAQTVHRRATTRAKSIGLLRRYRYSGKLYLARAAKLAKRFVTNFELFYGSMKQIEGHFGSRISAYFKFLRRLLVLNCVLLLFIVSFVTFPQLLAGHDDSVLPLRNGRMQFHLSDLITGEGYFTNSVLYYGSYSNQSFTLVPGTAEYSLPHAYFLTITLLVLATFVVISVSMGRSYRISFIESSATVQNLLTHKIVCSWDYGIANPKAARLKHASILHELRAYLDDRQREPPAEGRLLRLRSTALHALAHLIVLALISAVGAALWALLVRFGETEHFSDWSALYVALVSNGTMLAFGYACQLLGRLEQYRQVATQLNINLLRHFLLQTTIVGVLLAFWLTREHSDGCWETGIGQELYRLIVVDFLVSTLLLTALRALRYVLHTHYGSIGPLDRLSPPPFCIETHSLRLVYNQTLLWFGVLFAPLLVSLIALKFLIVFYVNKFELIYLCQPPVRLWRSSQTQTLLLVLVFVSLFGVLLTHGYIITQVPVSTGCGPFRGTEYMYQLFMQGILKLREEHLFWRIFVYVTKPAIIGGVLLTMGVAAYYLRAKSRAQIAKVRLLKELLGMEAKDKEFLLANLSKLTRGNDCPAEQLERIELLGVGGRLTGEQTDRYYIEQCATWRYEEASPRKHTPPPTPSPQTDGPTDEAGGCSAGYHRFEDDEQLRLRKI from the exons ATGCCTTCCCGGATTCAGAAAA cGTTCTCTGTTGACGGGGATCTGATCACGACTAGCGTCTTCGACGTGGACCACATCACGAAGGAGCTCGGGCAGCGAGAGCAGCTGATGGAGGATAATCCGGTGGCGGAGCAGCTACGCATCGAGGCGATCAAATCAATCGCACAGAAAATTTCCACCAAGCGCCAGATCCGGGAGCACTTAGCGCAGACCGTCCATCGGCGAGCGACGACCCGCGCCAAATCGATCGGGCTGCTGCGTCGCTACCGGTACAGCGGCAAGCTGTACCTCGCCCGTGCCGCCAAGCTGGCCAAGCGATTCGTCACCAACTTCGAGCTCTTCTACGGCAGCATGAAGCAGATCGAGGGCCACTTTGGTAGCCGGATCAGCGCTTACTTCAAGTTTCTGCGCCGACTGCTGGTGCTGAActgtgtgctgctgctgtttatCGTTTCGTTCGTGACCTTCCCGCAGCTGCTGGCGGGGCACGACGATTCGGTACTGCCGCTGCGCAACGGCCGCATGCAGTTCCACCTGAGTGATCTGATCACCGGTGAG GGCTACTTTACCAACTCGGTACTATACTATGGCTCGTACAGCAATCAGTCGTTCACGCTGGTGCCGGGAACGGCCGAATATAGTTTGCCGCACGCCTACTTCCTCACGATCACACTGCTGGTGCTGGCGACGTTCGTCGTGATTTCGGTCAGCATGGGCCGCTCCTACCGAATCAGCTTTATCGAGTCGAGCGCGACGGTGCAGAACCTCCTCACGCACAAGATTGTCTGCTCGTGGGACTACGGCATTGCAAACCCGAAGGCTGCCCGGCTCAAGCACGCCAGCATTCTGCATGAGCTGCGCGCCTATCTGGACGATCGGCAGAGGGAACCGCCGGCGGAGGGCCGACTACTCCGACTGCGTAGCACCGCCCTGCACGCCCTGGCCCATCTCATCGTGCTGGCCCTCATAAGTGCCGTCGGAGCAGCGCTTTGGGCGCTGTTGGTCCGCTTCGGCGAGACGGAGCATTTCAGTGACTGGTCCGCGCTGTACGTAGCGCTCGTTTCGAACGGCACAATGCTGGCGTTCGGGTACGCCTGCCAGCTGCTCGGTCGCCTCGAGCAGTACCGGCAGGTGGCGACACAGCTGAACATTAACCTGTTACGGCACTTCCTGCTGCAGACCACCATCGTGGGTGTATTGCTGGCGTTCTGGTTGACGCGCGAACATTCCGACGGCTGCTGGGAGACGGGCATCGGTCAGGAGTTGTACCGGTTGATAGTGGTCGACTTTCTCGTCTCTACGCTGCTGCTCACGGCGCTTCGAGCCCTTCGGTACGTGCTGCACACTCACTACGGGTCAATCGGTCCACTGGATCGCCTTTCGCCGCCTCCGTTCTGCATCGAAACGCACAGCCTCCGGCTGGTCTACAATCAAACACTGCTCTGGTTTGGCGTCCTCTTCGCACCCCTACTAGTGTCACTCATTGCGCTCAAGTTTCTGATCGTGTTTTACGTGAACAAGTTCGAGCTGATCTACCTTTGCCAGCCGCCGGTGCGTCTCTGGCGCTCTAGCCAAACGCAAACGCTCCTGCTGGTGCTCGTGTTCGTGTCGCTGTTCGGTGTACTGCTCACGCACGGCTACATCATCACGCAGGTGCCGGTCAGCACCGGTTGTGGTCCGTTCCGTGGCACCGAGTACATGTACCAGCTGTTCATGCAGGGCATCTTGAAGCTGCGCGAAGAGCACCTGTTCTGGCGTATATTCGTCTACGTCACCAAGCCCGCCATCATCGGTGGCGTACTGCTGACGATGGGTGTTGCGGCGTACTACCTGCGCGCCAAGTCCCGGGCCCAGATTGCCAAGGTGCGACTGCTGAAGGAGCTCCTCGGCATGGAGGCAAAAGACAAAGAGTTCCTGCTGGCGAACCTGAGCAAGCTGACGCGCGGCAACGATTGTCCGGCGGAGCAGCTCGAACGTATCGAGCTGCTTGGTGTGGGCGGACGTTTAACCGGGGAGCAGACCGATCGATACTATATAGAACAGTGCGCCACTTGGCGATATGAGGAAGCATCGCCTAGGAAACACACGCCGCCGCCGACGCCTTCTCCTCAAACGGATGGCCCAACGGACGAAGCTGGTGGCTGCTCGGCGGGTTATCATC GGTTCGAGGACGACGAACAGCTGCGTTTGAGGAAGATTTAA